The region CGCTCAAGAAGGCCTCATAGGTTAAAGGGAAAACACGTCCCGCACGCCAGACACAGTGTGATTTGCCTGGGTGGTGATGCCACAATTCTGGCAGAACTTGTTTTCGACCAGAGGCGGACCCCCGCACTCTGGATTCGCCACCGCCTGTGGGTGGACGACCTTTCCGCAGTTGTTGCAATACATGTGCGATTCACTCCGTCTCTACCGATTCGCCGGGAAGAATATTACCACATACGTGACGGGAGTAAAGCGGTTTCTGGCGCTCGTTCGAAAGGGACGCCTGCGTCATGGGCTCACGGCGGATAAAAGAGGAGTAAAAGAAAACGCCGTGTTAAGCATCGCGCGCGCATTTTTTCCACAAGGGCAGGACGATATATGTTATGATTCCAACGTGCCAGTGTTCTGCCCCCGTGTTCCATGGACGGCATCGCCGTGTCCGGCGGGTTCAGCCAAGCGGTATTGTGACGGCGACCTTTCAGGTGAGGGCCGCTGAGGTGATTCCGCGCGCACGATGGAGTGTGTAGCATGAAGATTTCAAAACTCGACAGAGGGCCCCTGTTGTTGAGGGTCTGGAGGGTCAGAGAATGGCGCGCACTGGTCGTTTCTCTGCTGCTGGCTTTTTGCGTTACGCTTGTGGGTGTGGCGATTAACTTCAACGAATTCCTCATGACGTTCTTCAAGCCGCACGCCAATCAACCTGTTGTTGTCAGCATCATCAATTTCCTGGTGCTCTGGTTGATTATCATGCTGGTGACCTCGTATTTGAGCTGGCGTTCCGAAGCATTGCGCAACGAGGATCTTGAGGACATCATTGACAGTATTAATCCCGACGTGATGCTGGTCGTGGATGCCAGGCACAACATCATCATGGTCAATCCGGCGGTCAGTCGAATGTTTGGTTACGAAGTGAACGAAGTCATCAAACGCAACACGGAGTTGTTGTTTTTTGACCGGAGACAAGTACCGGAGGCAAAACATGAAATCTACGATGCGCTCGAGAAGGAGGGATTTCATATTGGATGGGCGACCGGGCGACGGAAAGACGGGGAAACATTTCCTGTGGAATTTATTACTGGATTACTCAAGGGGCATCGCGGGGGCGTACTGTTGGTGAGGGATGTGACGCAACGCAAGAAGGCCGAGATGGAGCGGGAGCAACTCCAAATCCAACTCCATCAGGCGCAAAAGATTGAATCCGTGGGCCGGCTGGCGGGCGGCGTGGCGCACGACTTCAACAATATGCTCCAGATCATCCTAGGCCACACCGATCTGGCCATGGAACAGATTGAGGCGGGCACGCCTCTGCATGCTGACCTGATGGAGGTTCGGAATGCCGCCCAACGTTCGGCTGAGCTCACTCGGCAACTGCTGACATTCGCCCGCAAGCAGGTTGTGGCACCCAAGGTGATCAACATCAATGACACCATCGAGACCATGCTGAAGATGCTACGGAGGCTCATCGGGGCGGAAATCAACCTGGCCTGGCTGCCGGGTAACGAAGTCTGGCCGGTCAAGATGGATCCGTCTCAGATCGACGAAATCCTGGCTAACCTTTGTGTCAACGCCCGGGATGCCATCGTTGGCGTGGGCAAGATCACTATCGAGACGGCCAAGGCATCCTTCGACGAGGAGTCCTGCACGCAATACGCAGGCTTTGTCCCCGGCGACTACGTGCTGCTGACCGTGGGCGATACCGGCTGCGGCATGGACGCCGAGACGCGCGCTCACCTCTTTGAGCCTTTCTTCTCCACCAAGGACATTAACCCGACTTTCCCCATTCGACATACTTTTCGACCGAACGGGGAAAGTCGGGTTAACAAAGGCACCGGCTTGGGATTAGCCTCCGTTTACGGCGCTGTCAAACAGAACAACGGTTTCATATACGTCAACAGCGAGCCGGGCCAAGGCACGACGTTCAAGATCTATCTACCGCGCCACACGACGCAAGCGGCGCAGGAAACAGAAAAACCCGAGCAAGCGGCGCAGGAAACAGAGAAATCCGAGCCGCCGACAGTGGCGCGCCGCAACGAGACCATCCTGCTGGTTGAAGACGACCCCATAATCCTGGAATCAACGAAGAAGATGCTGGAGAACCTGGGGTACACCGTGGTGGCGGCCGCCACACCGGGCGAGGCCATGCGTCTGGCCTGGGAGCATGTCGGCTACATCGACCTGCTCATGACCGATGTGGTCATGCCCGAGATGAACGGCCGCGTCTTATCCAATAAACTCCTCTCCCTGTATCCGAGCCTCAAGATCCTGTTCATGTCGGGCTACACGGAAGACGTGATCGCCGGCAGCCACGTGCTGGACGAAGGCGAGCACTTTATCCAGAA is a window of Lentisphaerota bacterium DNA encoding:
- a CDS encoding PAS domain S-box protein, which codes for MKISKLDRGPLLLRVWRVREWRALVVSLLLAFCVTLVGVAINFNEFLMTFFKPHANQPVVVSIINFLVLWLIIMLVTSYLSWRSEALRNEDLEDIIDSINPDVMLVVDARHNIIMVNPAVSRMFGYEVNEVIKRNTELLFFDRRQVPEAKHEIYDALEKEGFHIGWATGRRKDGETFPVEFITGLLKGHRGGVLLVRDVTQRKKAEMEREQLQIQLHQAQKIESVGRLAGGVAHDFNNMLQIILGHTDLAMEQIEAGTPLHADLMEVRNAAQRSAELTRQLLTFARKQVVAPKVININDTIETMLKMLRRLIGAEINLAWLPGNEVWPVKMDPSQIDEILANLCVNARDAIVGVGKITIETAKASFDEESCTQYAGFVPGDYVLLTVGDTGCGMDAETRAHLFEPFFSTKDINPTFPIRHTFRPNGESRVNKGTGLGLASVYGAVKQNNGFIYVNSEPGQGTTFKIYLPRHTTQAAQETEKPEQAAQETEKSEPPTVARRNETILLVEDDPIILESTKKMLENLGYTVVAAATPGEAMRLAWEHVGYIDLLMTDVVMPEMNGRVLSNKLLSLYPSLKILFMSGYTEDVIAGSHVLDEGEHFIQKPFSMNDLGAKTREAMEDECRVA